In Maridesulfovibrio sp., the following proteins share a genomic window:
- a CDS encoding SLC13 family permease, with amino-acid sequence MTPEILLVMAVLAFAVLLFIFEWVRVDVVGIIMMVLLPLLGLVTPKQAISGLSSNAVVSIIAVIIIGAGLDKTGVMNSLARVILKFAGKSETRIMSLIAGTVAIISGFMQNIGAAALFLPAAKRIGNQTGVPVGRLLMPMGFCAIIGGCLTLVGSSPLILLNDLMVVGGKHYEPFGMFGVTPIGICLLVAALVYFMIMGRFILPNKNVAEASGPMSELLSNTYGGIGSLYEVHVPETWNCDRDLMNLELRPLYFSTIVAIARERGKNHKIAPAAHEVIQPGDHLAVVGPIDFVQRMAVDYGWTLKKDIETFAEELSPNNAGLMEGIITPRSELVGETLRTLGIRNRFQVSPIAIFRGEKLFISGLTDLRLESGDALLLHGRWEMFHMLKDRPDFVFTEEVKGEILRTDKAKLALMWLAVSLCMILGLHIQLSIALLTGALGMVLTKVLSIDEAYQSVDWMTVFLLGGLIPLGMAFENTGAAKFIADTIMAALGHPSALVLLTVIGALTSFFTLVASNVGATVLLVPLSMNMALGAGVDPRIAALTVAVAASNTFVLPTHQVNALIMRPGGYKTVDYVRAGTGMTILYMAVMISALMILY; translated from the coding sequence ATGACTCCAGAAATTCTTCTAGTAATGGCAGTACTGGCTTTTGCGGTGCTGCTTTTCATATTCGAGTGGGTAAGGGTCGACGTCGTCGGCATCATCATGATGGTATTACTGCCACTTCTCGGGCTTGTTACTCCTAAACAGGCCATTAGCGGCTTAAGCAGTAATGCTGTCGTCTCCATCATCGCAGTTATCATTATCGGAGCCGGATTAGACAAGACCGGCGTAATGAATTCACTGGCACGGGTTATCCTTAAATTCGCAGGCAAAAGTGAAACCAGAATCATGTCACTTATTGCCGGTACGGTAGCCATCATTTCCGGATTCATGCAGAACATCGGGGCCGCCGCCCTGTTTCTGCCCGCAGCAAAACGAATCGGCAACCAAACCGGCGTACCGGTAGGCCGACTGCTCATGCCTATGGGCTTTTGTGCGATTATCGGTGGCTGTCTGACACTTGTCGGCTCCAGCCCATTGATTCTGCTCAACGACCTTATGGTTGTCGGTGGTAAGCATTATGAGCCCTTCGGAATGTTTGGGGTCACCCCCATCGGTATCTGTCTGCTCGTTGCCGCACTCGTCTATTTCATGATTATGGGCCGCTTCATTCTGCCCAACAAGAATGTAGCCGAGGCATCTGGCCCTATGTCTGAACTGCTGTCCAACACATATGGGGGCATCGGCTCTTTATATGAAGTTCATGTCCCGGAAACTTGGAATTGCGACCGCGATCTCATGAACCTTGAACTGCGTCCTCTTTATTTTTCAACCATCGTCGCCATCGCCCGCGAACGTGGAAAGAACCACAAGATCGCGCCCGCTGCCCATGAAGTGATTCAACCCGGTGATCATCTCGCTGTAGTTGGTCCCATTGATTTCGTGCAGCGCATGGCAGTTGATTACGGTTGGACACTTAAGAAAGACATTGAAACCTTTGCTGAAGAACTCTCCCCCAACAATGCCGGACTGATGGAAGGTATTATTACCCCCCGTTCCGAGCTTGTCGGCGAGACCCTGCGTACACTGGGCATCCGCAACCGTTTTCAGGTTTCTCCAATCGCAATTTTCAGGGGTGAGAAGCTTTTTATCAGCGGATTGACCGATTTACGTCTTGAATCCGGTGATGCATTGCTGCTTCATGGCCGCTGGGAAATGTTTCATATGCTCAAAGACCGCCCCGACTTTGTCTTCACTGAAGAAGTAAAGGGCGAAATCCTGCGCACGGATAAAGCCAAGCTGGCTCTCATGTGGCTGGCAGTCTCCCTGTGCATGATACTCGGTCTGCACATTCAGCTTTCCATTGCCCTGCTCACCGGAGCTCTGGGAATGGTCCTGACAAAAGTACTTTCAATTGACGAAGCCTATCAGTCTGTTGACTGGATGACAGTTTTCCTGCTCGGTGGTCTTATTCCTCTGGGCATGGCTTTTGAAAACACCGGTGCCGCGAAATTCATAGCCGATACGATCATGGCCGCCTTAGGCCATCCCTCAGCTTTGGTCCTGCTGACAGTTATCGGTGCCTTGACTTCGTTCTTCACACTGGTGGCCTCAAACGTAGGAGCAACTGTCCTGCTGGTTCCATTGTCCATGAACATGGCATTGGGAGCAGGGGTAGATCCACGAATAGCTGCATTGACTGTCGCCGTGGCAGCTTCAAATACATTTGTACTGCCCACCCATCAGGTTAACGCCCTGATAATGAGACCCGGCGGATACAAAACAGTTGATTATGTCCGGGCCGGGACAGGTATGACCATCCTTTACATGGCCGTCATGATTTCCGCTCTGATGATACTTTATTAA
- a CDS encoding S16 family serine protease, translated as MKWFGRKNVERTRPEENEADSAEGVDNITESVADEIYNRVESADLPAHILDAARDECERLLKSDSASPDFAISHAYLEFILSLPWNETTKDDLDIQRAANILDARHYGLNNVKERILEFLAVKNLRSRISPNLIIVDDEIIARENLSIIFEHEGFTVRSVGNGLEAVSAMEKEVADIVITDLKMDGMDGLELLEVLRNRWPDTGVIMLTGYATVKTAVDAMKRGADQYLGKPVNLNRLREYVQDLLARNQRIQGLHGPVLCFSGPPGTGKTSIGKAIAESLGRKFITISLAGLRDESELRGHRRTYVGAMAGRILQSIRKSGVRNPVIMLDEIDKIVQSFQGDATSVLLEMLDPQQNSGFVDNYLGLPFDLSGVLFIATANVVERIPAPLRDRMEMIEFSSYTPGEKLQIAQNYMLPEQLLKHGFAADEVSPSADALRMLIADYTHEAGLRGLDKQIASLCRKMARRRLDGRAEERPIKISAQELPGIMGPPPHFSTTVSSVLKSGVATGLVWSENGGEVIFVETVRMHGSKNLLLTGSLGEVLRESAQTALSFLRANAGKFGISENFFETSDIHVHIPSGAVTKEGPSAGVTIAVAILSQLTGRCVYQDMAFSGEISLHGDVLPVGGVREKIMAAVRSGVKTVVLPEKCASALDQLDSEVLEGLEIRLVSRLEDALEAALT; from the coding sequence ATGAAGTGGTTTGGCAGGAAGAATGTCGAAAGGACGCGGCCTGAAGAGAATGAGGCTGATTCCGCTGAAGGGGTGGATAACATAACCGAGAGCGTTGCTGATGAAATTTATAACCGTGTTGAATCGGCAGACCTTCCTGCTCATATTTTGGATGCGGCCCGTGACGAATGTGAACGCCTTCTCAAGAGCGATAGTGCCTCCCCCGATTTCGCCATTTCACATGCTTATCTGGAATTTATACTTTCCCTTCCCTGGAATGAGACAACTAAAGATGACCTTGATATTCAAAGGGCTGCAAATATTCTTGATGCCCGCCATTATGGACTGAACAATGTAAAAGAACGAATTCTTGAATTCCTTGCAGTTAAGAATCTGCGAAGCCGGATCAGCCCGAACCTTATTATTGTTGATGATGAAATAATTGCCCGCGAGAATCTTTCCATAATTTTCGAGCATGAAGGCTTCACCGTGCGCTCTGTTGGTAACGGCCTGGAAGCTGTGTCCGCTATGGAGAAAGAGGTCGCGGATATTGTGATAACTGATTTGAAAATGGACGGTATGGACGGTCTTGAACTATTGGAAGTGCTTCGTAACCGCTGGCCCGATACCGGGGTGATCATGCTAACCGGCTATGCAACGGTGAAGACTGCCGTAGACGCTATGAAGAGAGGCGCCGACCAGTATCTTGGCAAACCGGTCAACCTGAACCGTTTGCGTGAATATGTTCAGGATTTATTAGCGCGTAATCAGCGTATCCAGGGCTTACACGGTCCGGTTCTTTGTTTCAGCGGCCCTCCCGGAACAGGAAAAACATCTATCGGAAAGGCCATTGCAGAGTCGCTGGGCCGCAAGTTTATTACTATTTCTCTGGCCGGGCTGCGTGATGAGTCCGAGTTGCGGGGGCACCGTAGAACTTATGTTGGAGCCATGGCTGGAAGGATATTGCAGAGTATCCGTAAATCAGGTGTTCGCAACCCGGTTATCATGCTTGATGAGATAGATAAAATTGTACAAAGTTTTCAAGGTGATGCCACCTCTGTCCTTCTGGAGATGCTTGATCCTCAGCAAAATTCAGGTTTTGTCGATAATTACCTTGGGTTGCCATTCGATCTCTCAGGTGTGTTATTTATAGCCACAGCCAATGTTGTTGAGCGTATACCGGCCCCCCTGCGCGACAGGATGGAGATGATTGAATTTTCCAGCTACACTCCCGGTGAGAAATTGCAGATTGCGCAGAATTATATGCTTCCGGAACAATTGCTGAAGCACGGTTTTGCCGCGGATGAAGTATCGCCTTCAGCCGACGCTTTGAGAATGTTGATAGCAGATTACACTCATGAAGCCGGATTACGTGGTTTAGATAAACAGATAGCTTCACTTTGCCGTAAAATGGCAAGGCGAAGGCTGGACGGCCGTGCAGAGGAGCGTCCTATAAAAATTTCAGCGCAGGAATTGCCCGGAATAATGGGGCCGCCTCCCCATTTTAGTACAACAGTTAGCAGTGTCCTTAAATCCGGGGTGGCCACCGGGCTTGTCTGGTCCGAAAACGGTGGGGAAGTTATCTTTGTTGAAACTGTGCGCATGCATGGCAGCAAAAATCTTCTGCTGACAGGCTCATTGGGGGAAGTTCTGAGGGAGTCGGCCCAGACTGCTCTGAGTTTTCTGCGGGCGAATGCAGGCAAATTCGGTATTTCCGAAAATTTCTTTGAGACATCGGATATCCATGTCCATATCCCGTCGGGGGCCGTTACCAAGGAAGGTCCATCAGCCGGCGTGACTATTGCCGTGGCAATACTTTCTCAGCTGACAGGACGATGCGTCTATCAGGATATGGCTTTCAGCGGTGAAATATCTTTGCACGGAGATGTACTTCCTGTGGGCGGAGTACGTGAAAAGATTATGGCTGCGGTCCGCTCCGGTGTAAAAACTGTTGTCCTGCCGGAAAAATGTGCATCCGCTCTCGATCAGCTCGATAGTGAAGTGCTGGAAGGGTTGGAGATCAGGCTTGTTTCCAGACTGGAAGATGCTCTGGAAGCAGCGTTGACCTAG